Proteins encoded by one window of Cannabis sativa cultivar Pink pepper isolate KNU-18-1 chromosome 4, ASM2916894v1, whole genome shotgun sequence:
- the LOC115712699 gene encoding probable LRR receptor-like serine/threonine-protein kinase At5g10290, with translation MSLRMELAFAVFILSFLASFVSPDSQGDALNALKISLNASNNQLKDWNPNQVNPCTWSNVNCDPSNNVVTVTLPNMGFTGTLSPKVGALKNLKVLSLQGNGITGVIPNEFGNLANLANLNLEDNNLSGGIPSSLGDLKKLQFLILSGNNLSGTIPESLSSLQSLITLQLDSNSFSGRIPEKLFQIVKYNFSGNHLNCGPNFPHPCATDIDESGPSHKLSTGTIVGIVGGIIFILFIGGSLYFVCKNRRKGYKREVFVDVPGEVDRRIAFGQLKRFAWRELQVATDNFSEKNVLGQGGFGKVYKGVLSDNTKVAVKRLTDYESPGGDAAFQREVEMISVAVHRNLLRLIGFCTTPTERLLVYPFMQNLSVAYQLREIKPGEPVLDWPTRKRVALGTARGLEYLHEHCNPKIIHRDVKAANVLLDEDFEAVVGDFGLAKLVDARKTNVTTQVRGTMGHIAPEYLSTGKSSERTDVFGYGIMLLEIVTGQRAIDFSRLEEEDDVLLLDHVKKLEREKRLEAIVDRNLNNNYELEEVEMMIQVALLCTQQSPDDRPLMSEVVRMLEGEGLAERWEEWQNVEVTRRQEYERIQRRFDWGEDSIYNQDAIELSGGR, from the exons ATGTCTTTGAGGATGGAACTTGCCTTTGCAGTTTTCATATTATCTTTCTTGGCCTCTTTTGTGTCGCCTGATTCTCAAG GAGACGCACTTAATGCATTGAAAATTTCACTGAATGCTTCAAACAATCAGCTCAAGGACTGGAATCCCAACCAAGTTAATCCATGCACCTGGTCCAATGTTAATTGTGATCCTAGTAATAATGTTGTCACCGT AACATTACCAAACATGGGATTTACAGGAACTTTGTCCCCTAAAGTGGGAGCCTTGAAGAACCTTAAAGTGCT TTCATTGCAAGGAAATGGTATAACAGGTGTAATACCAAATGAATTTGGAAATCTTGCAAATTTGGCCAACTTGAACTTGGAGGATAACAATTTAAGTGGAGGAATACCTTCTTCCCTTGGTGATTTGAAAAAGCTTCAATTCTT GATTTTAAGTGGAAATAACCTATCTGGAACAATCCCCGAGTCACTTTCCAGTCTTCAGAGCTTAATTACTCT TCAGCTAGATTCCAATAGTTTCAGTGGTCGGATTCCTGAGAAATTATTCCAGATCGTTAAGTACAA TTTCTCTGGAAACCACTTGAATTGTGGTCCAAATTTTCCTCACCCTTGTGCTACTGATATTGATGAATCAG GCCCTTCACATAAGCTGAGTACTGGAACTATAGTTGGAATTGTTGGTGGAATAATTTTCATTCTCTTCATTGGTGGCTCGCTTTATTTTGTATgcaaaaatagaagaaaaggCTACAAGCGTGAAGTTTTTGTAGACGTTCCAG GTGAAGTTGATCGAAGAATTGCCTTTGGTCAATTAAAAAGATTTGCATGGAGGGAATTGCAGGTTGCCACTGACAATTTCAGTGAGAAAAATGTCCTTGGTCAGGGAGGTTTTGGGAAGGTCTATAAAGGAGTGCTATCTGATAATACAAAAGTTGCTGTGAAGCGGTTGACTGACTATGAAAGTCCTGGCGGGGACGCAGCTTTTCAGCGTGAAGTTGAGATGATTAGTGTTGCAGTTCACAGGAATCTATTACGACTAATTGGATTCTGCACTACACCAACAGAGCGCCTTTTGGTGTATCCTTTTATGCAGAACTTGAGTGTTGCTTATCAATTACGAG AGATAAAACCTGGGGAGCCAGTATTGGATTGGCCCACCAGAAAAAGAGTGGCTTTGGGTACAGCGCGTGGTTTGGAGTACTTACATGAACATTGCAATCCTAAGATCATTCATCGGGATGTTAAGGCTGCTAATGTATTGCTTGATGAAGACTTTGAAGCAGTTGTTGGAGACTTTGGCTTGGCAAAGCTGGTGGATGCTAGAAAGACTAATGTGACAACTCAAGTTCGAGGGACGATGGGCCACATAGCACCTGAATACTTGTCAACTGGGAAGTCATCAGAAAGAACTGATGTTTTCGGCTATGGAATCATGCTCTTGGAGATTGTAACAGGCCAACGGGCGATAGACTTCTCGCGTTTGGAAGAGGAAGATGATGTTTTATTGCTTGACCAT GTGAAAAAGCTGGAAAGGGAGAAAAGACTTGAGGCTATTGTGGATCGCaatcttaataataattatgaacTCGAAGAGGTAGAAATGATGATTCAGGTTGCATTGCTTTGCACCCAACAATCACCAGATGATCGCCCGTTAATGTCAGAGGTTGTGCGGATGCTTGAAGGAGAGGGACTGGCTGAGCGGTGGGAAGAGTGGCAGAATGTCGAAGTTACTCGAAGGCAAGAGTATGAAAGAATACAAAGAAGGTTCGACTGGGGTGAAGATTCCATTTATAATCAGGATGCTATTGAGTTGTCTGGTGGACGATGA